Proteins encoded within one genomic window of Bradyrhizobium sp. CB1717:
- a CDS encoding peptidoglycan-binding protein has protein sequence MMKRVKSKFLVTTAVLLAGVGFASAQGVSGAGGAGGAASEKGMSAAGQSGGAASREGAFHNEGATQGRGAESRESGRAEGSSARGSESNRAQRDESGTQERGRAEGQRDSSKGQTAGQGRDSDRDNARQSQDSSKERDSSKERAQQHGQKDKDQAAGHSKSERDNTQRTDDRTQDKGKADNKADNKAGGQQSGSGQSAQDRNSSTGTNQSAAQGQTNTQDQTRTAADGQIQTQSGKNVTAQQRTTLQQSVLQAGNVPHVNASSINFQVRAGISVPSSVTIASVSTYPALIDVFPAYRDDSFFVVEDEVVIVDRDRRIVDVVPVGPRARFAGASHGGGASSGASTMAVVDLPPDDIRVIQRVLIERGLLHGEADGIWGPETREAITVYQRQQGIAVTGSIDMRTVSSLGVSGRLSQQASQTIQSQSSSTGAQNSPGTQTSTGTQPPAGQGQTGSGTAQNQTGQLSNQQNATGQTANQNSGQAQNQPSSTTGQGRPSQSSTTGQSPSQGGSSSTSSQPSANQPSANQSTSPGAPSGAGSSK, from the coding sequence ATGATGAAGAGAGTGAAGAGTAAGTTTCTGGTCACGACGGCGGTGCTGCTTGCGGGCGTGGGCTTTGCCTCGGCGCAAGGCGTGAGCGGTGCGGGTGGCGCCGGCGGTGCAGCGAGCGAAAAGGGAATGTCGGCGGCCGGACAATCCGGAGGTGCGGCCAGCAGGGAAGGCGCTTTCCACAACGAGGGTGCGACGCAGGGCCGCGGGGCGGAATCCCGCGAGAGCGGTAGGGCTGAAGGCTCTTCTGCACGCGGCAGCGAGTCCAACCGCGCGCAACGCGACGAGTCGGGCACGCAAGAACGTGGCCGCGCCGAGGGCCAGCGCGACAGCAGCAAGGGTCAGACGGCGGGTCAGGGGCGCGACTCCGATCGAGACAACGCGCGGCAGTCTCAGGACTCCAGCAAGGAGCGCGACAGCAGCAAGGAGCGCGCGCAGCAACACGGTCAAAAGGACAAGGACCAGGCGGCCGGTCACAGCAAGTCCGAGCGCGACAATACGCAGCGGACGGATGACCGCACGCAGGACAAGGGCAAGGCGGACAACAAGGCCGACAACAAGGCCGGCGGTCAGCAGAGCGGATCGGGCCAGAGCGCTCAGGACCGCAATTCCAGCACCGGCACAAACCAGAGCGCTGCGCAGGGCCAGACCAACACGCAGGATCAGACCCGGACGGCGGCCGACGGTCAGATCCAGACCCAGAGCGGCAAGAACGTGACGGCGCAGCAGCGCACGACGCTGCAGCAGTCGGTCTTGCAGGCCGGCAACGTTCCGCATGTCAACGCGAGCTCGATCAACTTCCAGGTTCGCGCCGGCATCTCGGTCCCCTCGAGCGTTACCATAGCCTCGGTCTCGACCTACCCAGCGCTGATCGACGTCTTCCCGGCCTACCGCGACGACAGCTTCTTCGTCGTGGAGGACGAGGTCGTGATCGTCGACCGAGACCGTCGCATCGTCGACGTGGTCCCTGTCGGTCCGCGCGCACGCTTCGCCGGGGCCAGCCATGGTGGCGGCGCAAGCAGCGGAGCCAGCACCATGGCGGTGGTCGATCTTCCGCCGGACGACATCCGCGTCATCCAGCGCGTGCTGATCGAGCGTGGCCTGCTGCATGGCGAAGCCGATGGCATCTGGGGCCCGGAGACCCGCGAGGCCATCACTGTCTACCAGCGTCAGCAAGGCATCGCCGTGACCGGCAGCATCGACATGCGCACCGTGTCGTCGCTTGGCGTCTCCGGCCGGCTAAGCCAGCAGGCGAGCCAGACTATCCAGTCGCAGTCTTCGTCGACCGGCGCTCAGAATTCGCCCGGTACCCAGACCTCCACCGGCACCCAGCCCCCCGCGGGTCAGGGCCAGACAGGGTCCGGCACCGCTCAGAATCAGACGGGCCAGCTGTCGAACCAGCAGAACGCGACTGGTCAGACGGCCAACCAGAATTCCGGTCAGGCGCAGAACCAGCCGTCGTCGACCACCGGGCAGGGCAGACCCAGTCAATCGAGCACGACAGGGCAGTCCCCCTCGCAAGGTGGAAGCTCGTCCACATCCAGCCAGCCGAGCGCAAACCAGCCGAGCGCAAATCAGAGCACGTCGCCCGGAGCGCCGTCGGGGGCCGGTTCGAGCAAATAA
- a CDS encoding response regulator, with product MAELPIVLVIEDEDAIQAIVDDALTEGGFEIATVKTGEEAVTLLKGGLVPYRALVTDVNLLGRLDGWAVARAAREIDPHFPVVYMTGGAADKWPVLGVPNSILLQKPFAPAQVVAAVSQLLNAGSQQTGPA from the coding sequence GTGGCGGAACTTCCAATCGTCCTGGTCATCGAAGACGAGGACGCTATCCAAGCTATCGTTGATGATGCCCTGACCGAGGGTGGTTTCGAAATCGCTACCGTGAAGACGGGCGAGGAAGCCGTCACGCTTCTGAAGGGCGGCCTTGTGCCCTATCGCGCTCTCGTCACTGACGTCAACTTGCTCGGACGACTGGATGGTTGGGCCGTCGCAAGAGCTGCGAGGGAGATCGATCCGCATTTTCCCGTGGTTTACATGACGGGCGGGGCCGCCGATAAATGGCCCGTACTCGGTGTACCAAACAGCATTCTGCTTCAGAAACCATTCGCGCCGGCGCAAGTGGTTGCGGCTGTTTCCCAGCTCCTAAACGCAGGCTCACAGCAGACGGGGCCCGCCTGA
- a CDS encoding response regulator, translating to MPASVLLVEDEALIRLMLVDMIEEAGHSVVAEAGDIKNGVALASKAEFDLAILDINVGGDTVEPVASAVAERGKPFFFVSGYGSSGVPDAFTGIKVVTKPCLVTELRSAIDKALAQTSSN from the coding sequence GTGCCTGCTTCAGTTCTCCTCGTCGAAGATGAAGCTCTTATTCGCCTGATGTTGGTCGACATGATCGAAGAGGCCGGGCATTCGGTCGTCGCAGAAGCGGGCGATATCAAGAACGGCGTCGCGTTGGCTAGTAAAGCCGAGTTCGATCTCGCGATCCTGGACATTAACGTCGGCGGCGACACAGTAGAACCTGTTGCCTCGGCCGTTGCCGAGCGAGGCAAGCCTTTCTTCTTCGTCAGCGGTTATGGATCGTCGGGCGTGCCGGATGCATTCACGGGCATAAAGGTTGTGACAAAGCCCTGCTTGGTCACAGAACTACGGTCCGCTATTGATAAAGCGCTGGCGCAAACGTCAAGCAACTAA
- a CDS encoding metalloregulator ArsR/SmtB family transcription factor, producing the protein MKIDDAAARLVALGNPTRLKIYRTLVRAGHAGLPVGRLQERLKIPASTLSHHVKGLVAVGLVNQVREGTTLVCHAEYDTMRGLVDFLVAECCDEEAECGAASRPAA; encoded by the coding sequence ATGAAGATAGATGATGCGGCGGCACGCTTGGTAGCTCTGGGCAATCCGACCCGGCTGAAGATCTATCGGACGCTCGTTCGCGCCGGCCATGCGGGCCTGCCGGTCGGACGACTGCAGGAGAGGCTGAAGATCCCGGCCTCCACGCTGTCCCATCATGTGAAGGGTCTGGTTGCCGTCGGCCTGGTGAATCAAGTTCGCGAAGGCACGACCTTGGTCTGCCACGCCGAGTACGACACCATGCGCGGGCTGGTCGATTTCCTGGTCGCCGAATGCTGCGACGAAGAAGCCGAGTGCGGCGCTGCGTCCAGGCCCGCGGCGTAG
- a CDS encoding NAD(P)-binding domain-containing protein, with product MSVGAKTVAIIGSGPVGLAAAAHVLERGMMPIVLEAGPEAGHSVRQWQHVQLFSPWQYNVDTAAARLLAPTGWNSPDPQVYPTGGEFVEQYIETLATRTVLRDVIRTNSRVTAVGRVGFDKAKTKGREAAPFEIRYQNGKGPEALRADAVIDASGTWASPNPAGAGGLPAIGEREAASRIAYGMPDVLGKDRSRYAGKTVAVLGGGHSAIGTLTDLVALAQEDPGTRPIWVLRSGDPEKSFGGGANDKLSARGELGAHFAALVASGQVQVEAVFPVAAIAQADGRLRIATSSACGGRSIVADELVVATGFRPDFGFLSEIRLRLDPAIDAPVALAPLIDPNEHSCGTVRPHGARELEQDDRGFYLAGMKAYGRAPTFLMMTGYEQVRSIAADIAGDKEAAARVELELPETGVCTRGGVESGAGASGCCGGPAKQDASACCAADESAKKAGGAGCGCS from the coding sequence ATGAGCGTCGGTGCAAAGACGGTGGCGATCATCGGATCCGGACCGGTCGGCCTTGCGGCCGCGGCTCACGTCCTCGAACGTGGCATGATGCCGATCGTGCTGGAGGCAGGCCCCGAGGCGGGCCATTCGGTCAGGCAGTGGCAGCACGTCCAGCTCTTCTCGCCCTGGCAGTACAACGTCGATACGGCGGCCGCGCGCCTGCTGGCGCCGACCGGCTGGAATTCGCCGGACCCTCAAGTCTATCCGACCGGCGGGGAGTTCGTCGAACAATACATCGAGACGCTTGCGACGCGGACCGTGCTGCGGGACGTGATCCGGACGAACAGCCGCGTCACGGCGGTCGGGCGCGTCGGCTTCGACAAGGCGAAGACGAAGGGGCGCGAAGCCGCCCCCTTCGAGATCCGGTATCAGAATGGCAAGGGCCCTGAGGCGCTGCGCGCCGACGCCGTGATCGACGCATCCGGCACCTGGGCCTCGCCGAATCCGGCCGGCGCCGGCGGACTGCCGGCCATCGGCGAGCGCGAGGCCGCATCGCGGATCGCCTACGGCATGCCGGATGTGCTGGGCAAGGATCGCAGCCGGTACGCGGGGAAGACCGTCGCGGTGCTCGGCGGCGGGCACTCGGCCATCGGCACGCTGACCGATTTGGTCGCCCTCGCGCAGGAAGATCCCGGCACGCGGCCCATCTGGGTCCTCCGCAGCGGCGATCCCGAAAAGAGTTTCGGTGGCGGCGCGAACGACAAGCTGTCAGCCCGCGGCGAGCTGGGTGCGCACTTCGCAGCCCTCGTCGCTTCGGGGCAGGTCCAGGTCGAGGCCGTCTTTCCGGTCGCCGCCATCGCGCAGGCAGATGGCCGGCTCCGGATCGCGACCTCGTCGGCCTGCGGCGGACGCAGCATTGTCGCCGACGAGCTAGTGGTAGCGACGGGTTTTCGGCCCGATTTCGGCTTCTTGAGCGAGATCCGGCTGCGGCTCGATCCGGCGATCGACGCGCCGGTCGCGCTGGCGCCGCTGATCGATCCGAACGAGCACTCCTGCGGTACCGTGCGCCCGCACGGCGCGCGCGAGCTTGAACAGGACGACCGGGGCTTCTACTTGGCCGGCATGAAAGCTTACGGACGCGCCCCGACGTTCCTGATGATGACGGGCTACGAACAGGTCCGCTCGATCGCGGCCGACATCGCCGGCGACAAGGAAGCTGCTGCGCGGGTCGAGCTTGAATTGCCGGAGACCGGGGTGTGCACGCGCGGCGGGGTAGAGAGCGGCGCCGGTGCATCCGGATGCTGCGGCGGTCCCGCGAAGCAGGATGCGAGCGCGTGCTGCGCGGCGGATGAGAGCGCGAAGAAGGCAGGCGGTGCCGGCTGCGGATGTTCGTAG
- a CDS encoding MFS transporter, with product MCLGQIGNLLPHVALSANLAQHLMPAWGLSAAEGGLMASGYAFGYMLAVPVLTTLTDRIDARLVLLCGSIVSGLATVAFGTFAQGFWSGTAIWALAGLGFAGAYMPGLKALTDRLPAGDTSRAVTLYTSSFSLGVGLSFLLAQVIADRWGWRWAFVLTGVGPVAMVIACLLIDARRPEPKEGRLLDFKPVFANRDALGYILGYGAHCFELYGIRTWLVGFWTFVIGHQGAPSWLSPVMVSFFFAILSMPASILGNEAALKFGRHRAITIVMIGSAAVALLLGANVSAPAWVLALLLLAYGLTVPADSGALTAGMSAAATRDHRGATMALHSTVGFGLSAAGAWGTGLALDLAGGPQDADGWSLVFVVLAVGISVGPLALLWARAGQRKADAVAG from the coding sequence ATGTGTCTCGGACAGATCGGGAATTTGCTACCGCATGTCGCTCTGTCCGCCAATCTCGCCCAGCATCTCATGCCGGCTTGGGGCCTGAGCGCCGCGGAGGGCGGACTCATGGCGAGCGGCTACGCGTTCGGCTACATGCTCGCCGTCCCGGTCCTGACGACGCTCACCGACAGGATCGATGCGCGTCTGGTCCTGCTGTGCGGCTCGATCGTAAGCGGACTGGCGACGGTTGCGTTCGGAACGTTCGCGCAGGGTTTTTGGTCCGGGACCGCCATCTGGGCTCTTGCAGGCCTCGGGTTCGCCGGCGCGTACATGCCAGGCCTTAAGGCTCTCACCGACCGTCTCCCAGCCGGCGATACCTCGCGGGCGGTCACGCTGTACACCTCGAGCTTCTCGCTTGGCGTCGGCCTTTCCTTCCTTCTTGCCCAGGTCATAGCCGACCGATGGGGCTGGCGCTGGGCGTTCGTTCTGACGGGCGTTGGACCCGTCGCAATGGTGATCGCGTGTCTCTTGATAGACGCGCGGCGGCCGGAGCCGAAGGAGGGGCGCCTACTGGACTTTAAACCCGTTTTCGCGAACCGCGACGCGCTCGGTTACATCCTCGGCTATGGCGCTCATTGCTTCGAACTCTACGGGATCCGGACCTGGCTCGTCGGATTCTGGACCTTCGTGATCGGCCATCAGGGCGCCCCTTCGTGGCTCTCGCCCGTCATGGTGAGCTTCTTCTTCGCCATCCTGTCCATGCCCGCCAGCATCTTGGGCAACGAAGCGGCGCTGAAGTTCGGCCGTCATCGCGCCATCACGATCGTGATGATCGGCTCGGCGGCGGTGGCTCTGCTCCTTGGAGCGAACGTGAGCGCGCCGGCCTGGGTCCTCGCGCTCCTGCTGCTCGCGTACGGACTGACCGTACCTGCGGATTCCGGCGCGCTGACCGCCGGCATGTCGGCGGCGGCTACTCGCGATCACCGCGGGGCCACGATGGCTCTTCACTCCACCGTCGGCTTCGGGCTTTCGGCGGCGGGCGCATGGGGCACGGGCTTGGCGCTCGATCTTGCCGGCGGCCCTCAGGATGCGGATGGATGGTCGCTGGTCTTCGTCGTGCTCGCCGTAGGGATTTCGGTGGGACCGCTCGCGCTTTTGTGGGCTCGCGCTGGACAACGAAAAGCGGACGCGGTCGCCGGGTAG